The genomic interval CCCGGCGAGGCGTCGGGGGCGGCGCGTTGAAGGAGGGTCCGATGTCGCTCAGGGAGAAACGATGCGTTCCATGCGAAGGAGGCGTCGAGCCGCTGTCGAAGGCGGAGACCAAACGCCTCCTCGCCCAGGTCGACGGATGGAAAGAGAAGGACCGGAAGCTCCGCAAGAAGGTCACGTTTCCGGATTTTCGGGCGGCGATGGCGTTTCTCGGCAAGGTGGCGGACCTCGCCGAATCGGAAGGGCATCATCCGGACTTCTGCGTGCACTACAACCGCGTCGACTTCACGCTGTGGACGCACGCGATCCTCGGCCTTTCCGAGAACGACTTCATCCTGGCGTCCAAGATCGATGAGATCTCGCACGGCCAGCGGAGCTCGCGGGATTGAGGAAGCGAGCGGCCCCCGATCGGCGACCCGGGACAACGGCTGCCGGACCCCGGCGCGGCCGGTTCGGTGGCACCCCGTCTGCGCCGCGCCTCGACCGCTCAGCCGGGCAGATGCTCGAAGGGGGGGCCGGCGGAGGCGGCGCTTCACGCCGAAACGATTCCCGGCGGTCGCCCGCCGGAAAGACTCCGAAAGCCGCCTGAGGGCGCCGGGGCCGTTTCGCGATGTCTTCCGACGACGCCCCGCCCCTTCTGTTCCCGGAGCTCGCACGGCCCGCCGCGGCGCCCGGCCCGGCGCTCCCCCGGGGATTC from Thermoanaerobaculia bacterium carries:
- a CDS encoding 4a-hydroxytetrahydrobiopterin dehydratase, with the translated sequence MSLREKRCVPCEGGVEPLSKAETKRLLAQVDGWKEKDRKLRKKVTFPDFRAAMAFLGKVADLAESEGHHPDFCVHYNRVDFTLWTHAILGLSENDFILASKIDEISHGQRSSRD